The sequence GGTCTTTGCTATTCCGCAGTGCCATATATATTGATTCAAATCCCTATGATAATACTAAGTAACGTCTTCACCCGCGATGAAGGTGCGTTCTATTACTATTTTGATACATTCTCGTTGCTATGGTGTGCAGGGCTCGTGCTATGTGCAGTAATGATGATTCACCACTACACGTTAACCCAATCAATTTTGGCAATTGCCGCGACCGGTGTTGGAATGTTGATTATGATTTTTGTATTCGTATTATTCTTTAGTTTAGTAACAGATTCATTCTCATATTTTGTATCTATTTATCGTGAACTAATGTTTAGATTCTATTAAGGAAAGAAAGGAGGGGAAGAAATGAAAAAGCGCAGATTTGCAGCAGTTTTACTTGGACTTATGGCAGCAGTGGGGCTTACTGGATGTGGTGAAGAGGTATCTATAGAAGAAGAAATACCCGTATTTTCAACAGTCTTTACTGATGATAATAAGCCAACTGATATTATTGTGGAAAATGAGCATCTTAAACTGACCATGGATTCAGAAACAACTTATTTTGAAATCAAAGATAAGTCCTCAGGGGCAGTGTGGTATTCAAACCCAACAGATGCTTCTAAAGACCCACTAGCAGGCGGTGATACAAAGAATTTTATTCAATCTACAATGCTGGTTGAGTATATGAATGACATAGGGGTTGGAGCTGTATTAAATAATTATAAGTATTCCATTGTTGACTCATTCTTTGAAATCGAATCAGGAGCAGATTACATCACCGTAAATTATACGATCGGTTCACCTGATAAGCTTTTTATAATTCCAACAGCAATTACGCTAGAAGAACTTGACGGATATCTTGCTCTTATGGACTCAAAAGATGCAAGAAAAATTAAGGAAAACTACAAAAAATATGATATTAACAAACTTTCTAAATCAGATGAGGAAAATAAAGATGAGTTGCTAAAGCTTTATCCAGATCTAGCAAACCAAGTTTTATACATCCTACGTGATACTGTTCAAGATTATCTTAAAGCTGACATGCAAACTAAATTTGAAGCCATTGGATATACGTTTGCAGACTATGAGCGTCATATGGCAGATACAGGAGCAGTAAACTCTAAGCCGCAATTTAATATTCCGATGACAATTCGTCTTGACAAAGAGGATATGCTAGTGGAAGTGCCTATTCCGGCAATGGAGTGGAAAGAGGAGTATAAACTCAACAATATTTCACTTTTACCAATGTTTGGAGCTGGTGGAGTGGATGACGAAGGATATATGATTGTGCCAGATGGAACAGGTGCACTAATCGAATTTAACAATGGTAAGCAAAACCAAAGTGCATTCCAAACAGATATATTTGGATACGATTATGGAATGAAGCGAGAAGCAATGATCCAAGATAACCGTGCAGCATTTGGAGCATACGCTATCTCAAATAACAACGATTCTGTATTGTGTATTATAGAAGAAGGCAAGCCGTTTGCACACGTAAAAGCGGACGTAAGTGGCAGAGGTCATAGCTATAATGTAGCATATAGTACTTTTGATATCATGAAAGATGAGGAAGTTGAGCCTTCATACAAGTCATTCCAATCAATCATAATGTTTGATGATAACATTCCTACTGATACTATTACTCAAAGATATAAATTTATCGAGGGTGATAACTACAATGATGTTGCTCTTGAGTATAGAGACTATATGATAGAAGAGTATACGTTAGAAGCTCTAGAAAACGAAAACGGAATACCTTTCTATATGGATTTAATTGGTGCTGTTAATATGACCAAGCAAGTGTGGGGAGTTCCTCGCTCGGTATTGGTTCCTCTAACATCTATCGAAGAAGCAGAAAAAGTTACTGCAGAAATCAAAGAAAGCGTCGACAATCTATCTGTAATCTATACTGGTGCATTAGACGGTGGAGTTAATCAAGCGTTTATTCACAGGCCAGAGATTCTAGATGAGTTGGGTGGCAAAAAAGAATTCGAAAAGTTTGCTCTGGCAGCTGAGGTGCCTATATATTTAAATGCGAAATTGCAAAGTACCTACGGTGGAAAAGGATTTAGCATGAACAAGGATGTTTCCCGTCATATAACTCGTGAGTACACAGAGCGTAGTCCGTTCTCAATAGTATGGTACGGTGAAAAATCTTGGAGCGGAACTTCTTATAATATTACTCCAGAAGCTCAAGTAGAAGGAATGGAAAAAGTAGCAGAAGTCGCAAACGAAGCTGGTATTGCAGGAATCAGTTTGGAAGATGTTGGAAATATGTTGCTAGCAGACTATGATCCAAAGAAAGCTAGTCACAGAGGCCAAACTATTGACACTACTGTAAATGCAATGCAAAATATTTCTGCCAAAGAAGATATAGATATTATCACCAACGGCGGATTCGAATATGTATTAGGCGGAAGCGATACTATTCTAAATATGGATCTCGCGGGAAATAAGTTTTCAATTGTTGATTATCAAATTCCTTTCTACACAATGGCTCTTAAGGGTAATGTAAATTATACGGGAACAGCGATCAATCTGAGCGGAGATTTCGAGCAAGAGTTCTTACGTTCTATTGAAAATGGAGCAGGTTTGCTGTTTACATTTATGGACGAGAGCATAACTTCTCTCAAAAATACAAACTACACTTATCTATACGCAGCAGAATATGAGTTGATTAAAGAAAGAGCATTAGACTACTACAATCGCTACAACTCTCAACTCGGGCACACTGCAAATATGCCGATTGTTCATCACGAGAGAGTTCAGCCAAATGTGTTTGCAACAACTTACGAAGACGGCACTACCGTTTATGTAAACTACTCAAATAACGACGTAACGATTGATGGTAACGTTGTAAAAGCAGTCGACTTCTTCGTGGAAAGGGGGTAATACAAAATGAAAAAACTGAAAAAAAGAAGACGTAAAATGACACTGAACACTAAGAGACAAATTACAGGTTATATATTTATATTGCCACTGATTCTAGGATTTTTTATGTTCCTAGTAAATCCACTTATCGAGTCGCTTCAAATGAGTTTTTCAAATGTTAAGCTGCAGCCAGGTCAGGGAGGATTTGTTCTCGAGCCGGTTGGTTTTGGAAACTATGAGCAGGCGCTGCTAGTAGATCCAGAATTTAACAGATTGATTGTAGAAGAGATTACTCAGATGCTCATTGATGTTCCTTCTATATTAATATTTAGCTTTTTAGTTGCTATCTTGTTAAACCAAGCATTTAAGGGCCGTGGTCTGGTAAGAGCAATCTTCTTCTTGCCAGTGGTTCTTTCTAGTGGTGTTATCGTTGGGTTAGATGCTGAGAATCAACTTTTACAAGAAATGGGTGAGGTGGTTCAAGCCGAAGATACAAGCACAAGTATAACAGGTTATTTGCAAACGATTTTGGGTGGCGATGCCAACAGTATGATGGGTCAGTATATGCAAATCATATTTGATGTAATCAACCATATCTACGATATCGCAATAGCGTCTGGTATCCAAATCATAATCTTCTTAACTGCACTACAAAGTATTTCTGCGACTACATTCGAAGCTGCAAAAATCGAGGGTTGCGATGCGTGGGCATGTTTTTGGAAGATTACACTGCCAATGGTAAGTCCAATGATTCTCGTAAACTTTATATATACGGTGGTCGATTTCTTTGTGGCAAGCGATAGTGAAGTTATGACTAAGATTACTGATGCGATGATGGCAGATTTGAATTATGGATTTAGTTCCGCAATGGCTTGGATATACTTCGTGATCATTATGGTTATTCTTGGAGTATGTACCGCAATAATTTCTAAAAAAGTATTCTATTACGAATAAATCGGGAAAGGAGAAACGATAATGCCTAACACACCAAATGTAAATAATGAAAATGATAAGGCGGCAGAAAAAGCAATGAAAGCAAAAGCAAAAGCTGAAAAAGCGAAAGCAAAAGCGGCACAAACTAAGTCTGACAATGCTGAAGATGCCAAAAAAGATGCTGCAAAGGCAGAAAAAGCTCGTAAGGCTCGCGCTGCACAAAATGATAAAGCTGCAGCCAAAGCCGATAGAGCAAACAAGAAAGCTGTTAAGGCTGCCAAAAAAGCTGCAAAAAATAAAGCCAATCCTGAAGTAGTAGAGGTGTCCGGAGGACTAACGGGTCTAGAGAAATTTAAGCATACTATTTCTAAGGAGTATATGAATGAGCTTAAGGAGAAAGCAAAGAATGTTACGCTAAAAGATGTGGCGAACTCTGGAAAGAAAGTTGCCAAAGCCGGTGCGACCGGAGCAAAAGATTTGTGGGAAAGAAACAAAAAATCTGATGGGCAATTCTTTAAAAGCGCAATCTTTAATATTTCGTATAAAATTTTTAGAGCAATATTGCTATTCGGACTTTGCTTCCTGATTTTACAACCGCTTATGAACAAGTTTGCATTGAGCATAATGTCAGAAGCCGATCTCTATGATCCATCTGTAATCACGGTTCCAAGAAATCCAACCCTGGATAATTATAAGCTGGTTCCAGAAATCGTCGATTTTTATGGCTCGTTATTAAATACAGTTTGGGTATCCGCGTTAGTTGCCATCACTCAAGTTGCCAGCTGCGTAGTTGTTGGATACGGCTTCGCTAGATTTAACTTCCCGCTTAAAAAGTTTTGGTTCGGATGCGTACTGTTGATCATCATTGTGCCACCGCAAACAATTACCTCTTCACTATATCTACACTTTAGATTCTTTGATGTTTTGGGATTGTTTGAATACTTCACAGGTGAAACAATAAATATGCACAACTCGATTATGCCATATCTGCTAATGTGTTTGGGTGGAATTGGACTCAAGAGTGGGCTTTATGTGTTCTTGCTAAATCAATTCTTCCGCGGCATTCCAAAAGAGCTAGAAGAGGCTGCATATGTGGATGGATGTAGCACATTTAGAACATTCCTCACAATAATGCTACCTAATGCAAAAGCAATTGTTGTTGCCTGTTTCTTATTTGCTTTCGTATGGCAATGGACAGATATCTATTATTCAAGAATTTTCCTCGGAAACGTCGATCTAATTGCTAAAACTTTGCCTTCTATCTCAGAAGCGCTAGCAGTTCACTTCTCCGCGTTATACGGAAGTGGCGCAAAACCTAGTATCGCATATACAGATGCTATTCTTTCAACCGGACTATTGATGACTATTGTTCCTCTATTAATCATCTATATTGTGTTCCAAAAATCATTCGTTGAAAGTTTAAGCCAAACTGGTCTTAAGATGTAAAATGAATTTGCGGCGTGAGTTATTATTGCTCACATATAATTTGAATACAACCTTGTAGCCTCCTGTTAACTCGGGAGGCTTAAGGGGGTATAAGGACTATATTAGACCGATAAAGATTTGGTCCTGATATATTTGAGAGGAGATGATAAAGGTGAAATTAAGTAAAATGTTATTTTTAACTGGAGCGCTTGCAGTAGTATTGACGGGGTGCGGTGGCGCTGAAGAAGCTACGCCATCAACAGAGGTGGTAAAAGAAGTTGTAGCGCCTATTACAACACCAGAAAAATCGGCGGAGCCAGTTCGTGACCTAGACGGATTAGTTGTTACTATTGCTAGCTGGGCAGACGTTAAGGAACCAGAAGTAAAAGCAAATAGCTATGACGAAGCTGTTTGGGAATATCGCCATGAGATGATGGATAAACATAATTTTGGTTTCGAAGAAAAACTGGAGCGCTTGCAGTAGTATTGACGGGGTGCGGTGGCGCTGAAGAAGCTACGCCATCAACAGAGGTGGTAAAAGAAGTTGTAGCGCCTATTACAACACCAGAAAAATCGGCGGAGCCAGTTCGTGACCTAGACGGATTAGTTGTTACTATTGGGCAGCGTTAAGGAACCAGAAGTAAAAGCAAATGGCTATGACGAAGCTGTTTGGGAATATCGCCATGAGATGATGGATAAACATAATTTTGGTTTCGAAGAAAAATCTCTAGTTAAATGGAACACTGCTCTAGAGGAGATGTCAACCACAACTTTAGCTGGTGAGCCTTCTGCAGAAATCTTTCGCTTTCACCCAAGTTTCATAGGTCAGGTAATAGGCAGTGGTCTTGCTGCAGATTTATCTAAATCTACTGTAATCGACTGGTCGAAGCCTAAATGGAATGATGTCGCGATTCAAATGGCAACTGATGACGGCGCCATCTATGGCCTTGCAGTAGGATTTGAGCCTCGCAAAGGAGTATACTTTAATAAGAGGTTATTCGAAGAAGCGGGGCTTGAGCCAGACTTATTATACGATCTGCAAGCATCGGGCGAGTGGACTTGGGAAAAATTTGAAGAAATCTGTGAAAAATTAACACGTGATATCGACAATGACGGAGTTAATGATATCTATGCATATGCTATTCAGGCAAACCAGTTTGCGGAGATTGCTATACTATCTAACGATGGATTTTATGTAGGAAGAGACGAAGACGGAACCTTCTACAATAATCTAGGCTCTCCAGAATCTATAGAAGCTCTACAATGGTGCGTGGACTTGTGGCAAAAAGATTATGACTTGTTCCCAGCAGGTGAGGGAAATTTCGCAACTCAAAATGTATTATTCCAAGACGGCAAGGTTGCTATGCATGTGGCAGACGAGTGGGAAGCCATGAACTATTCCAAAAATATGGATGACGATTTTGGCTTTGTATGTTTCCCTAAAGGCCCTAAGGCAACTCAATACGCGGTAGGTCAAAGCGACGAGCTTTGGGTAATTCCAAACAGCTATACGCAAAAAGAGATAGATGACATTTTGTTTGCACTGGATCTATGGACCGATACGCCTCCAGATTATGATCCAAATTATGCGTGGATGACAAGTTCGTATCCGCTATACAGAGATGTGCGTGCGGTTGACGAGACCAACGTTTTGATGCGCGAACCAGGAGTTCAAAGAGTCGACTACAAAAACTTCCTCGGAAGCGGCAAGGTTGACTTAAACATGGGTGACAAACTCTATTGGAACGGTGCCACTCCGGTAGAGGTAATAGAAGCTATGGAAGGGCAAATGAACGCAGTTTTAAATGAGTTAAACGCCAAGTAATTATATCAGTTTTGAGATCTCTCCTTGTTAAATAAAGTTTAGATTTTATTTATATGGAGGGATTTTTTAGAATATAGCGAAGGAAGGAGAAGGATAATGAAAAAATTTTTATGGATAGGGATAGCGGTTATGGGTACTTTAACGGCTTGTGGTGCTGCAGATGAAACAGCAGAAGTTGCCGCTCCAGTTGCAGAAGTTGCAGAAGTTGTCGCTCCAGTTGCAGAAGTTGTCGCTCCAGTTGCAGAAGTTGCTGCACCTGTAACTGCATCAGCCTCAGGGTCTGCTGTGAGAGATCTTAAGGGACGCGAAGTTACTTTGGCCAATTGGGCAAACGTTCCAGAACCCGAAAATAAAGGTAGTGCTCAAGAGGAATCGTTGTGGGAATATCGCAATGAGATGATGGAGGAACATAATTTCACTTTTGCAGAAGTGGGTGTTACAACTTGGGACGGTACACTCGAATATTTCTCCAGTAACACATTATCAGGTCATCCGAAAGATGATATCTATAGAATTCACTCGTCTTTTGTTTCTGGATTGCTACATAGCGGATTGGCTTATGATCTAGCAAGTTTAAATTCGATAGATTTAGATGATCCAAAGTGGAGTCAGTTGGCAATAGATTATATGACAAAAGACGGCGCCGTATATGGAATCGCAAAAACTCAGCGTCCATCGTTTGGAGTATTTTATAACAAGCGCCTTTTTGAAGAGGCAGGGTTGGATCCCGATTTGCCATATGATCTGCAAGCATCAGGTGATTGGACATGGGAAAAATTTGAAGAACTGTCAGAGCTGCTTGCAAGAGATACAGATGCAGATGGAATAAACGACATCTATGCATTGCCATATTCAGGAACAATATTCCAATATGCGGCGCTATCAAACGGTGGCAGTTATGTTGGTAGAGATGAAAACGGAATGTTATATAACAATACGCTTTCTCCAGAAACATTGGAGGGGATTCAGTGGGTGGCAGATTATTTGGCAAAGGACTATGAACTATTAACTACAAAAAATATGGGGCACACTCAATCGTTTATGGATGGGCAAGTGGCTATGTATGTCGCAGCGGAATCTGTATGCGTACAGCTAAACAAAGGCATGACCGATGAGTATGGATTCGTATTTTTTCCGAAAGGTCCAAAGCTAGATAAATACGTAACCACAAACAATCCTCATTTTTGGGTAATTCCGAGCGCCTTTTCAAAAGAAGAAGCTGAGGACGCCGCATTTGCTCTTGATATGTGGGCATCACAACCTCCGGATTATAGAGGAGAAGACGATTGGATGGCAGAACTATTTCCGTTATATCGCGATGATAGAGCTGTGGAGGAGACAATTGCTAAAATGAGGCAAACCGAACATATTGCAATTGACTATGCAAACTTTATTTCGGGAAATGTTAAAATAGCCGACTACACAAACGATGTATATTTTGATGGTAATACGCCAACAGAAGCGCTAGAAACTATTGCTGGGATTTGGCAAGCAGAAATCGATCGAGTAAATGCGCTCAATAAATAATATATGAAAGGAGAATGTGGAATGAATTTAAGAAAGCTTTTATGCATAGGTTTTGTAGCAACGACAATGGGAGCCCTCACAGCTTGCGGAGGTGCAGAAGAAACAGCCGAAGTTGCTGCACCAGTTGCAGAAGTTACAGAAGTTGCCGCTCCAGTTTCAGCTGAAACAGAAGAGCCGGTTCGTGATCTTGGCGGATTGGTTGTTACCATCGCATCGTGGGCTGACGTTGTGGAGCCTGAGGAAAAAAATTCTGCTCAAGAAGAAGCTCTCTGGGAGTATCGTCACGAGATGATGGAGAAGCATAATTTCCAATTTGAAGAGTTAGCATTGGGAACATGGGATGGCATATTGGAGTTGATGTCGACTTCTTCATTGGCAGGAGAGCCAGCAGCAGAGGTATTTAGAATGCAGGCCAATTTTAATGTTTCAGCTAAAAACAGCGGTTTGGCATACGACCTTTCAACACTCGATTCGATAGATCTTAGTGAACCAAAATGGAGCTCAACTTTAAACGAGTTGATGTCGGATGGAGATAGCATATACGGTTTGGCAAAATTTGGTCGCCCGTCTGGAGTTTTATACTTCAATAAAAGAATTCTCGAAGACGCAGGCATAGACCCAGACTCAATATATGATATGCAGGCAAACAAGACTTGGACCTGGGACGCATTTATGGATATCTCAGAAAAAGTAACCCAAGATATCGACAACGATGGATTAAATGATATCTACGCATTGCCTATGCAGTCAGGAAATTTTGTCAGAGCTGCCATGTTTTCAAATGGAGGATCGTATCTCACAATTGATGAAGAAGGAAATTATCAATACAACTTGATGTCTCCAGAAAGCTACGAAGCATTTGAGTGGGCTGCAGATTATTGGCAAACTGACTATGATGTATATCCATCGCATTGGAATGGGCACAAAGAAATGTTTACCTCTGGAAAGACAGCGTTTTTCTTGGGCGATGAGTGGGAAATCGTAACGCTAACTCAAGATAAGATGACAGACGACTGGGGAATGGTTGCGTTTCCTTTAGGTCCAAAGGGTAAAAATTATGTAGGTCTATACAACGATGCGGCATGGGTGATTCCAAATGTTTATACGAAAGAGGAAGCGGAGGACATTGCGTTTGCGCTGGACATATGGGTAAATCCGGCACCAGGATATGACGGCCCAGATGATTGGATGT is a genomic window of Candidatus Epulonipiscium viviparus containing:
- a CDS encoding DUF5696 domain-containing protein — protein: MKKRRFAAVLLGLMAAVGLTGCGEEVSIEEEIPVFSTVFTDDNKPTDIIVENEHLKLTMDSETTYFEIKDKSSGAVWYSNPTDASKDPLAGGDTKNFIQSTMLVEYMNDIGVGAVLNNYKYSIVDSFFEIESGADYITVNYTIGSPDKLFIIPTAITLEELDGYLALMDSKDARKIKENYKKYDINKLSKSDEENKDELLKLYPDLANQVLYILRDTVQDYLKADMQTKFEAIGYTFADYERHMADTGAVNSKPQFNIPMTIRLDKEDMLVEVPIPAMEWKEEYKLNNISLLPMFGAGGVDDEGYMIVPDGTGALIEFNNGKQNQSAFQTDIFGYDYGMKREAMIQDNRAAFGAYAISNNNDSVLCIIEEGKPFAHVKADVSGRGHSYNVAYSTFDIMKDEEVEPSYKSFQSIIMFDDNIPTDTITQRYKFIEGDNYNDVALEYRDYMIEEYTLEALENENGIPFYMDLIGAVNMTKQVWGVPRSVLVPLTSIEEAEKVTAEIKESVDNLSVIYTGALDGGVNQAFIHRPEILDELGGKKEFEKFALAAEVPIYLNAKLQSTYGGKGFSMNKDVSRHITREYTERSPFSIVWYGEKSWSGTSYNITPEAQVEGMEKVAEVANEAGIAGISLEDVGNMLLADYDPKKASHRGQTIDTTVNAMQNISAKEDIDIITNGGFEYVLGGSDTILNMDLAGNKFSIVDYQIPFYTMALKGNVNYTGTAINLSGDFEQEFLRSIENGAGLLFTFMDESITSLKNTNYTYLYAAEYELIKERALDYYNRYNSQLGHTANMPIVHHERVQPNVFATTYEDGTTVYVNYSNNDVTIDGNVVKAVDFFVERG
- a CDS encoding carbohydrate ABC transporter permease: MKKLKKRRRKMTLNTKRQITGYIFILPLILGFFMFLVNPLIESLQMSFSNVKLQPGQGGFVLEPVGFGNYEQALLVDPEFNRLIVEEITQMLIDVPSILIFSFLVAILLNQAFKGRGLVRAIFFLPVVLSSGVIVGLDAENQLLQEMGEVVQAEDTSTSITGYLQTILGGDANSMMGQYMQIIFDVINHIYDIAIASGIQIIIFLTALQSISATTFEAAKIEGCDAWACFWKITLPMVSPMILVNFIYTVVDFFVASDSEVMTKITDAMMADLNYGFSSAMAWIYFVIIMVILGVCTAIISKKVFYYE
- a CDS encoding carbohydrate ABC transporter permease, producing the protein MPNTPNVNNENDKAAEKAMKAKAKAEKAKAKAAQTKSDNAEDAKKDAAKAEKARKARAAQNDKAAAKADRANKKAVKAAKKAAKNKANPEVVEVSGGLTGLEKFKHTISKEYMNELKEKAKNVTLKDVANSGKKVAKAGATGAKDLWERNKKSDGQFFKSAIFNISYKIFRAILLFGLCFLILQPLMNKFALSIMSEADLYDPSVITVPRNPTLDNYKLVPEIVDFYGSLLNTVWVSALVAITQVASCVVVGYGFARFNFPLKKFWFGCVLLIIIVPPQTITSSLYLHFRFFDVLGLFEYFTGETINMHNSIMPYLLMCLGGIGLKSGLYVFLLNQFFRGIPKELEEAAYVDGCSTFRTFLTIMLPNAKAIVVACFLFAFVWQWTDIYYSRIFLGNVDLIAKTLPSISEALAVHFSALYGSGAKPSIAYTDAILSTGLLMTIVPLLIIYIVFQKSFVESLSQTGLKM
- a CDS encoding ABC transporter substrate-binding protein codes for the protein MLLLGSVKEPEVKANGYDEAVWEYRHEMMDKHNFGFEEKSLVKWNTALEEMSTTTLAGEPSAEIFRFHPSFIGQVIGSGLAADLSKSTVIDWSKPKWNDVAIQMATDDGAIYGLAVGFEPRKGVYFNKRLFEEAGLEPDLLYDLQASGEWTWEKFEEICEKLTRDIDNDGVNDIYAYAIQANQFAEIAILSNDGFYVGRDEDGTFYNNLGSPESIEALQWCVDLWQKDYDLFPAGEGNFATQNVLFQDGKVAMHVADEWEAMNYSKNMDDDFGFVCFPKGPKATQYAVGQSDELWVIPNSYTQKEIDDILFALDLWTDTPPDYDPNYAWMTSSYPLYRDVRAVDETNVLMREPGVQRVDYKNFLGSGKVDLNMGDKLYWNGATPVEVIEAMEGQMNAVLNELNAK
- a CDS encoding extracellular solute-binding protein — encoded protein: MKKFLWIGIAVMGTLTACGAADETAEVAAPVAEVAEVVAPVAEVVAPVAEVAAPVTASASGSAVRDLKGREVTLANWANVPEPENKGSAQEESLWEYRNEMMEEHNFTFAEVGVTTWDGTLEYFSSNTLSGHPKDDIYRIHSSFVSGLLHSGLAYDLASLNSIDLDDPKWSQLAIDYMTKDGAVYGIAKTQRPSFGVFYNKRLFEEAGLDPDLPYDLQASGDWTWEKFEELSELLARDTDADGINDIYALPYSGTIFQYAALSNGGSYVGRDENGMLYNNTLSPETLEGIQWVADYLAKDYELLTTKNMGHTQSFMDGQVAMYVAAESVCVQLNKGMTDEYGFVFFPKGPKLDKYVTTNNPHFWVIPSAFSKEEAEDAAFALDMWASQPPDYRGEDDWMAELFPLYRDDRAVEETIAKMRQTEHIAIDYANFISGNVKIADYTNDVYFDGNTPTEALETIAGIWQAEIDRVNALNK
- a CDS encoding ABC transporter substrate-binding protein, which gives rise to MNLRKLLCIGFVATTMGALTACGGAEETAEVAAPVAEVTEVAAPVSAETEEPVRDLGGLVVTIASWADVVEPEEKNSAQEEALWEYRHEMMEKHNFQFEELALGTWDGILELMSTSSLAGEPAAEVFRMQANFNVSAKNSGLAYDLSTLDSIDLSEPKWSSTLNELMSDGDSIYGLAKFGRPSGVLYFNKRILEDAGIDPDSIYDMQANKTWTWDAFMDISEKVTQDIDNDGLNDIYALPMQSGNFVRAAMFSNGGSYLTIDEEGNYQYNLMSPESYEAFEWAADYWQTDYDVYPSHWNGHKEMFTSGKTAFFLGDEWEIVTLTQDKMTDDWGMVAFPLGPKGKNYVGLYNDAAWVIPNVYTKEEAEDIAFALDIWVNPAPGYDGPDDWMSEYYPLYRDARAVEETLAMLRQPENAEPLLASFLAQNVKINQAFDDVYWNKTTPMEGLEAQKPIWEAELEKYNK